The sequence GGAGAGACAGTACCATGCGCCCCTCGCTGCGCGCGCGCTGCAACTCATCCGCGACCTCCTCAAAGGCCGCGCGTTCCGCAGCATCCCCCGTCACATCGGCAATGGGCGCGCGCCGCGTGCCATGCCCGACCCAACCCAAAGCAGCCTTAGTTTCCAGCGGGGCGTCGGTGATCACGGCGGGACTAAGACGTTTACGTTTGGCCATCGGGTTTCCTTTTGTGATGATGTCCGCAGGGTAGGGCAGGGGTCATTACATTCGGGTTTTCATAGCGAACGTAGGCTCTAATATGCAGTTTAGAGACAGATATTAGCGATGAATTTCGCATGCGAAACTCTACTGCGCCGCTGTTTCGGATGCGGTTTGTGCGAGTTCATCGCGCCGCCAGATGCCGTATAGCAACCGCTTGAACGCCGCATAGGTTTCATCGAACGTAGCGCGACCCCTCGCATAGGTGTCGCGGTTGAAATCGCGGTAATCGGCCTCATAGATCCCGTTGACGCTCTCCCCGGCCTGGCCGATCAGGGCGGTGAAGTCCTGACGGAAGGGCGAGAGGGTGCGCCCCATATAGCTCTGCATCAGGCTCGCCATTTCGCTTTGCTGCGCGGCATCAAAGCGGGTGATCACGGTTTGCACCGCGTCCCATTCAAACGCCAATTCCTCGCGCCCTAAAGCACGGGCGGCCATGTTTTCGCCTTCCTCAATCGAGGAAAACGTCGCGTGCAGCATGTCGAAAAACCGCCCAGTGCTGTCAAATTCCACAAAAGATGCGCCCACCGGCACCAGCAAGATATCCGCCGCCGACAACCCGTTGATCGTGAGGTAGCCGAGGGCAGGGGGGGTATCGAGAAAAATCAGATCATACTCATCGAGCACGCCGCCGCCTGCCAGCGCATCGCCCAAAGCGTCCCAGAGCTTCCAGGAGCGCGCGGCCATGCGCCAGACGGGGATTTGGAATTCGGACCAGTAAAGATTGAGCTGCGCGCCGATCAGATCGATGTTGGGCCAATGGGTGTTTTGGATAACGTCCTTGGGTGTGATTTTCAGCGCCTCTGAGAGCGTGTCATCGAGCGGTAGGGGGGCTTCGCCGCGATCCAGACGGCGCTGGTTTTCGAGGCGTAAATGGGTTGCGTAATGTTTCGCCAGGAGCGGGAACACGGTTTGCCATTCATCCGCCACCTGCGCGCCAAAAATCGAGGACATCGACCCCTGGCTATCGAGATCCACCACCAGCACCTTATAGCCGTCCAAA comes from Roseobacter fucihabitans and encodes:
- a CDS encoding AAA family ATPase, whose protein sequence is MTDTPPYFNISPDKARAELPPPMDTAALLAIAEACGKGRSDLAGRGLDETGARKLRSFSTWEITKYLIPIAPAHFRRVLRQNPDLPQGISETDGGAKWFTLDEVLRLRAHFGNEGSKAKEYRPYRPKGQPAKIVAVANFKGGVGKTSTCAHLAMSAALDGYKVLVVDLDSQGSMSSIFGAQVADEWQTVFPLLAKHYATHLRLENQRRLDRGEAPLPLDDTLSEALKITPKDVIQNTHWPNIDLIGAQLNLYWSEFQIPVWRMAARSWKLWDALGDALAGGGVLDEYDLIFLDTPPALGYLTINGLSAADILLVPVGASFVEFDSTGRFFDMLHATFSSIEEGENMAARALGREELAFEWDAVQTVITRFDAAQQSEMASLMQSYMGRTLSPFRQDFTALIGQAGESVNGIYEADYRDFNRDTYARGRATFDETYAAFKRLLYGIWRRDELAQTASETAAQ